GCGCTGCGGTCGCCGCGCCGCGCTGGGAGTTGCAGCCGGTCCAGATCGGCCAGGAAAGTCTGCGCTACAAAAAGGGCGTGCCGACCGTCGATCTCGAGCTCAAGGACGGCGTCGTCCAGGTGACGCCGCTGGAACTTGATCACGGCAGCCTGTCGTTCGGCATCGCTGTCTACAATGACAGCTGGCGGACCGTCGACTTCGGTGTGGAGAACATCCGCGTGTCCTATGAGGGCGCGCCGCTGCAGGTCTTCACCCGCGAGGACCTGCAGAAGAAGGCCAAGAGCCGGGCGCTGTGGACCTCGTTGGCGGTTGCGGCAGTGGGCGGCGTGGCCGCAGGCCTGGCGGCCAGCCAGCAGGACAATTATCGCGTGAGGACCGTCACGCCCGGCGGCCGCGTTTATCGCAGCTACTACAGCGCGCCCAGCGCCGCAGGGCAGTTCCAGGCAGCCGCGATCAGCGCCGGGACCGGAGTGAGCATTGGCCGCATTCAGGACAAGCTCGACCAGACGCTGGCGAATCTGCGCGATGAGATCGTCCAGCGTTCGACTGTGGATCCGGGTGAGTCCTATGCCGGCCGCATCGTCGTGGCCAAAGTCACGCCGGCCACCCTGCCGGCGCGCGTCGAGCTGGCGCTGACCTGGAACGGTGAGACCTATCCCTTCGCATTCCAGATCGCCCGCCCTGGCACGCCGGCACCCGCTTTCGCCGCCGTGGCCCGCCGGTCCGATCTGATCAGCTTCCGCGCTGGGCCTGCGGCTGCGCCGGTGGGCCCCGTGCCGACCGTAATTGCTCCTGCATCGCCCGCTGCGCCGTCGCCGGTCCAAAGAACCGTCGTCGCGGGCCTGGCACCGGCTCCATCGACCCAGAGCGCTGCGCCCGCGCGGCGTGCATCCAGAGGCTTGGCCACTTCAAACCGCGCGGCGTCGAATTCGTGGGGTCTGGTGCCGGTGACGGCCCGGTAGCGGTCCGCTCGAAATTACGCTTGATCGCCCCAAGTGAAGCCCGCGTCCGGGACGGAGGCTTCACCGATCAGGTATCGCTCACGCCGCCAATGTCGGCAGCGTGAGCGAAGCTATGTTCGATCAGCCAGGAAAGCCGACGACGCTAACGCCGTTGTCGGAAGCCGCGCCGCTCGTGCCGTTGGACTTGTAGTAACCCGGCGAGGTGATCTGAAGGCCGTTGACCATCAGCTTGCGTCCCGAAGAGATGCCACCGGCATTGACCCGGGTCGGATCGATGGTGACGCGGGCATTCGCCGATCCCTCCAGGGCGATGCCCCGTGCCCAGGAGCTGCTCTGGCCGTAGATGGTCGGATCGACATGGGATTCGACCACACCGGTCAGGGATACGGCGGGGCGTGTGCCGCCGCTGTTGTTCACACCGTCGCCGATGAGCGGGCTGATCCTGAGTCCGTTGGTGTTGAGCGCGTTCACCGGGTAACCGATCGCTTCGATGATGACGCTGTCGGTCACGTTGACGGTCGGATAATTCTGGAGCCAGATACCGATGCTCTGATTGCCGCTCCCACCGACGATCTGGCCGTTCGCGACGGTAGCGAAGCCACTGCCGCCGAGGAACTGGATGCCGTTGTTGCTCTTGTCACCGGTCGATACGATCTGGATGTAGAACTGATCGATGTGGATCTTGGCATAGCTGTTGGTGTTGTGGATCTCGATGCCATTGCCCTTGCACTGGTCGAAGACCAGTCGGCGGAGGTGGACGTCGCCGTGGCCGCCGGCGTAGGTCCAGCCTGCACCGTCTAGACGGATGCCGAAATTGACCTGGCTCGTTTCGAAGCCGTCGACATAGAGGTCGGCGAAGTCCTTGGTGGCATAAAGGCCGGTCGCCTTGTCGAGCACGGTCTGTCCGTCGAACGTCATAGTGACGTTGGCGTCCCGGATGTAGAGCGAGGCATTGGCGCCGGCGAACCCGGTCTCCGCCGCGGTTCCGTAAGGCCACATGCCGATCATGAAATCATGGGCGCCGAGGCTTCGCGTGCGGGTGCAGCCGGGCTGCACCGTCTGGCTGTTGATGTTGTCGAAGAAGGCATGGCCGATGAGGGCATCCACCGCGACGCAGCAATAGGCCTGAAAGACCAGGCAATGCATGAAGTGGAAGGCCTTGGGGCACGCGAGGCGGTCGGTATCGGTGCCAGAGGCTGGAGCGACGGGATCGGTTGCCCACCGGGCGCAGATATCCTTCACCCGGACGATGCGCCGACGATCGCTCGTACTCGTGCCGCCGACCCGAACCACGTCCTTGGTGTTGTTCGTCTGGATCAGCGGCGTTCCCTGGGGCAGAGTCCCTTCGATACCGAACAGAGTGCCCTGAAGCGTCCGGTAATCCTTGTTCACCCAAACGGTGTCGTTGACGTAGTAGGAAGCCAGACCCAGCTGCGTGATCGGGCAGAGGGCGATACACGCCTGGATCGCCGCGTAGTTGTCGGCCGGGACGGTACCAGCGGAGGAATCGGCGATGGCGCCGAACCACTCGGGCCGGCCGGTAATTCCGTCCCACTCGCGGACCCAGCAGCCGCTGGTGATGGCCGTGACCGTCGACGGCACATAGATACCCATCAGCGGATCGGAAGCCGCCTGCGTCGTGAAATTTCCGCTCTTCCAGATGAAGTTGCCTTCGCGGCCGGCTTTCGAGAGTTGCGTAACCGCACCTGCCGGCGTGGCAGTGGCCTGCAACGCGACAATGGTTTGGACGGTGGTAATATTGGCCATGAATATGTCCTTTCGGGGATAGGCCGCCTCGGCTCGGGGCGGCCCCACTCGAATCATCGAATGGAACATATCATGAACATTTGAAATCCAACATTTCAAGCACTTACGGGCTCTTGGCTTGCCTTGGTTTCACACCCAGCGTTTGATCGGCCCCACCTGCGGCGTCTGGTCGGGTAGTTCGACGAAGGTCTCGTCGACGTAGCACCAGCCCCAGCCTTCGGGCGGGTCGTAGCCTTCGATGATCGGGTGTGCGGTCGCATGGTAATGCGCGGTGGCGTGCTTGTTCGGGCTGTCGTCGCAGCAGCCGACGTGGCCGCAGGTGCGGCAGAGGCGCAGGTGAACCCACCAGTCGCCGGTCTTGAGGCATTCCTCGCAGCCCTTGGCGCTCGGCGTCACCTCGTGGATCGCATCGCCGTGGCTGCATCCCTCACTCATTACACTGTCTCCTCGCGCCGCGCCGCAGCCTGGGCCGCCAGCGCCTGATGGATCTGCGCAACCACCGCCGCGCCCTCGCCGACGCCCGAGGCGACGCGCTTGACCGAGCCAGAACGGACATCGCCGATCGCGAAGACGCCGGGCTTGCTGGTCTCGTGCGGCAGGGCCGGATTGGTCGTGCAGACGAAGCCGTGGGCGTCGGTCTCGACGCAGCCGTCCAGCCAGGCCGTGTTGGGATCGGCGCCGATGAACAGGAACAGGTGCTTGAACTGGCAGGTCTTGTTCGAGCCGCTGGCCTTGTCGCGGAACACGGCGCCGGTGAGCCCGGTCTGGCAATCGCCTTCGAGCGCGGCGATCTCCTTGCCGATGTGCAGCGTGACGTTGGGCAGGGCGGCGATGCGCTCGATCAGATAGCGCGACATGGTCGCTTCCAGCGGGCGCCGCGCGACGAGGTGAAGGTGCTTCACGCGGGCGGCGAGGAAGACGACGCCCTGGCCCGCCGAATTCCCGCCGCCGACGAGCGCGACATCCTCGCCCTCGCAGAGCTTGGCTTCGATCGGCGAGGCCCAGTAGGAGATGCCTTTGCCTTCGAACATCTCGAGCTTCTCGACATCGGGCCGGCGGTAGCGTGCGCCCGAGGCGATGACCACGGTGCGTGCCTGGACGCGGCGGTCGCCCGCGAGCTCGAGCCCGAGCGGCCTTTCGAGGCAGACCTTGCCGTCGGGGCAGTCGAGCCGCTGTACGGCGAGCGGGATGGCGATCTCCGCGCCGAACTTGAGCGCCTGGTTGTAGGCGCGCCCGGCCAGCGCCTGGCCCGAGATGCCAGTGGGGAAGCCGAGGTAGTTCTCGATCCGGTTCGAGGCGCCGGCCTGGCCGCCATAGACGCGCTCGTCGAGCACTATGGTGGAAAGACCCTCTGAGGCGGCATAGACCGCCGCCGCGAGGCCCGCGGGCCCGGCGCCGACGATGGCGACGTCGTAGAGCTTGGTAGGATCGATCTCGGGCGTCAGTCCGAGGCAGGCGGCAAGCTCGATCTCGCTCGGCCGGCGTAGGATGGCACCGTTGGGGCAGACGACCAGCGGTAGTTCCTCGGGCAGGACGCCGATCCGCTCGACCAGTTCGTGGCCCTCCTCGTCGCGTAGCGCGTCGAGCACCAGGTAGGGATAGCCGGCACGGGCGACGAAGCCCTGCAGCTTGACCACGTCGCGGCTGCCCGGCGCGCCGATGATGATCGTGCCCGCGCCGCCTTCTTCGATCAGCCCGACGCGGCGCAGGATCAGCGCGCGCATGACCAGTTCGCCGATCTCGGCCGAGCCGATCATCAGCGCGCGCAGATGCGCGGCGTCGAAGGGCAGGGCCGTTGCGCCTTCGCTGCCGGCGCGGGCGCGGGCGATGGCCGGACGACCGGTGAGCTGGTTGACCTCGCCGGTGAACTGGCCCTGGTGCAGCGTCGTGATCAGCGCTTCCTGGTTAAGGCCATCGCGCCGCTTGACGTCGGCCGAGCCCGCGAGCAGCAGCCACGATGGCGCGTTCTGCTCACCGATGTCATAGAGCACCTGGCCCGCGGCGAAGTCCTGCGCCGGCCCGCTGGCGAAGCGCGAGACGGTTTCGATCTGCGCGGCGCTGAGCACCGGGAACATCTGATGGCGGCGTTCGGTCAGCGTGCTCACGATTCAGGTTCCTTGAGGCCGAGGATAAGCGTCGGGATCAGTTCGGAGACCGTCGGATGAATCGGCACCGCCCAGCGCAAGGCGGATAGTGGCTGATCGGCGCTCATCATGTCCACTATCCCGTGGATCGCCTCGTCGCCGTTGGTGCCGAGGATGGCCGCGCCGAGGATCCGCTGTGTATCGGCGTCGGCGATCAGCTTCATGAAGCCCTTGGTCTCGCCCTTCTCGATCGCGCGGCCGACGCGGGTCATCGGGCGGGTGGAGATCAGGATCTTGCGGCCCGACTTGCGCGCCTCGGTCTCGCTCATGCCGACGCGCCCGAGTGGCGGATCGATATAGAGCGCGTAGCCGGTGACGCGCTGGGCGAGGCTGCGGTCCTCGCCGTCGAGCAGGTTGGCGGCGACGATCTCGAAGTCGTTGTAGGCGGTGTGGGTGAAAGCGCCGCGGCCGTTGCAGTCGCCCAGCGCCCAGATGCCAGGGACATTGGTTTCGAGCCTGTCGTTGACCGTGATGTAGCCGCGCTTGTCCATGGCGACGCCGGCTGCGTCCAGCCCGAGCTCGTCGGTGTTGGGCCGCCGACCGACCGCCAGGAGGACGTGGCTGCCATGGATCACCGGCTCGTCCTTGAAGCAGTCGACCGAGACTGCAACGCCTTGCTTATGCGGGGCGAGGGCGATGCAGTTGGCGCCGGTGCGCACGGTGATCCCCTCGTCTTCGAGGATGGTGCGGATCGCTTCGGAGATGTCCTCGTCCTCGCGCGCGATCAGGTGCGGCATGCGCTCGACCACGGTGACCTCGGCGCCAAAGCGGCGGTATATCTGGGCGAATTCGAGACCGATGTAGCTGCCGCCGACCACGACCAGATGCGGCGGCAGCGTGCCCAGCGCGACCATGTCGGTGTTGTCGAGGTGCGGGACCTTGTCGACGCCCGGCAGGTCCGGCACGCTGGCCCGCCCGCCGACGTTGAGGAAGATCTTCGGCGCGGTCAGTTCCTCGCCGTCCACCGCGATCGTTCGCGGCCCGGTGAAGCGGGCATGGCCGCGCAGCAGGGTCAGGCCTGCGAGGCCGCCGAGCCATTTCTCATTGTTGCCGCGCGCGTCGAGGATCACCTTGCGGGCGCGTGCTTCGACCGCCGCCATGTCGACGCCTACTGCGCCGGTGCTGACACCGAAGTCGGCGGCACGCCGCGCCAGGTGCGCGGCATAGGCGCTGGCCACGAGCGCCTTGGTCGGCATACAGCCGGTGTTGACGCATGTGCCGCCGAGGAACTTGCGCTCGATCAGCGCGACTTTCATCCCCGCCTCGACCAGCCGCCCGGCAAGCGGCGCCCCGGCCTGGCCGGCGCCGACGATGATGGCGTCGAAGGTGCGCATCACACCGAATAGGCGACGAATGCCGCAAGGCCGATCGCCACGGCATCCTCGATCAGCGCCGCCGGCCGGTCGCTGCCGAAGGCTGCGGCCATCCTGCCGCGCGCCCAGGCGCCGCCGAGCGTGCCGATCACTGCGCCGACCACGCCCAGCGCCAGCCCAGCCGCCGCAGAGCCCTGGTCGAGACCGATTGCCGCACCGCACAAGGCGCCGCTGGCGATCCGCGCGCCGAACTGCACGGGCACCTTGCGGCTGGGCGTCGAGGGCAGCTGGTCCGTGACAGTTCTCCGCCGGCCAGCAGGCTCAGGACCCATGGCGTGAAGCGCCAGCCGAGGAACACCAGCGGGCTGCCGTCGAGCGTCAATCCGCCGCTTGCCGCCGCCCAGGCCACTGCTGCAGGTGCCGTCATGGCGCGCAGGCCGGCGACAATTCCGATGACGAGTGCAAGAGCGAGCATGAGGTTCTCCGGAGACGCCGGGATGCTCACACAGCACGCCGCCCAGGTCAAACGCGACGAACCGTTGGCGCGGAGAACCGGCGCAAAAGCGCTAGTTTTGCGGCTACGTCAAGTTTCGTCTCGCGTCAGGACGTTTGTTGCGCACAACTTTGTTGCAAGTGCGTTTCTCACGCACCATCTTGAATGGTAGGAATGGGGGGGAGGATAGGCGAACAAGGAGTTGCTTATGCCAACCGGCGATCTTTTTTCCGACTTTGCCCGCAGCTATGAAGCGAGGCGGCAGACGGAGATGTCGCTGGAAGAGTATCTCAAGGGCTGTCGCGGCGATCCCATGATGTACGCCAGCGCGCCCGAGCGATTGCTCGCAGCGATCGGTGAATCCAAACTGGTCGATACGTCGACCGACCCGCGCCTCGGCCGGATCTTCATGAACCGGACCATCCGGCTCTACCCCAGCTTCGCCGAATTCTACGGCATGGAAGAGACGATCGAGCGCATCGTCTCCTATCTGCGCCACGCCGCGCAGGGCCTCGAGGAGCGCAAGCAGGTGCTCTACCTGCTAGGTCCCGTCGGCGGCGGTAAGAGCTCGCTCGCCGAGCGCCTCAAGGCGCTGATGGAAACCCACCCGATCTACGTGCTGAAGGCCGGCGACGAGGTCAGCCCGGTGTTCGAAAGCCCGCTGGCGCTGTTCGATCCCGAGCTGCACGGCGCGATGATCGAGGACAAGTACGGCATTCCGCGCCGGCGCCTTTCCAGCCTGATCAGCCCCTGGTGCCGCAAGCGGCTCGACGAGTTCGAGGGCGACATCTCGCGCTTCAAGGTCGTCCGCTTGATGCCCAGCCGCATCCACCAGATCGGCATCGCCAAGACCGAGCCGGGCGATGAGAACAACCAGGACATCTCAAGCCTCGTCGGCAAGGTCGACATCCGCAAGCTCGAGATGCTCAGCCAGAACGATCCCGACGCCTATTCCTATTCGGGCGGGCTCAACCGCGCGAACCAGGGCATGCTCGAATTCGTCGAGATGTTCAAAGCGCCGATCAAGATGCTCCACCCGCTGCTGACCGCGACGCAGGAGAGCAATTACATCGGCACCGAGAACATCGGCGCGATCCCGTTCACCGGCATTGTCATGGCGCACTCGAACGAGAGCGAATGGGCCAATTTCAAGAACAACAAGAACAACGAAGCCTTCATCGATCGCATCTACGTGATCAAGGTGCCCTACTGCCTGCGCGCGACCGAGGAACGGCAGATCTACGAGAAACTGATCTCGGGATCGGAGCTTGCCGCGGCGGCCTGCGCGCCGGGCACGTTCGACATGCTGGCGCGCTTCTCGGTGCTGACGCGGCTGCGCGATCACGAGAACTCCAACGCCTATTCGAAGATGCGCGTCTATGACGGCGAGAGCCTGCGCGAGGTCGATCCGCGGGCCAAGTCGATGCAGGAATACAAGGACGCTGCCGGGGTCGACGAGGGCATGGACGGCATCTCCACCCGCTTTGCCTTCAAGGCGCTGTCGGCCACGTTCAACCACGATCCGACCGAGGTCTCGGCCGATCCCGTCCATCTGATGTACGTGCTCGAACGCATGGTGAAGGCCGAGCAGTTGCCCGGCGAGACCGAGACGAAGTATCTCGAATTCATCAAGGGCGATCTCGCGCCGCGCTATGCCGAATTCATCGGCAACGAGATCCAGAAGGCCTATCTCGAATCCTACCACGACTACGGGCAGAACCTGTTCGACCGCTATGTTGCCTATGCCGATGCCTGGATCGAGGACCTCGACTTCAAGGATCCCGATACCGGCCAGTTGCTCGACCGTGAGATCATCAACCAGGAACTGAGCCGGATCGAGAAGCCCGCGGGGATCGCCAATCCCAAGGACTTCCGCAACGAAGTGGTCAAGTTCGCGCTGCGCATGCGCGCGGCGAACAGCGGCCGCAACCCGTCGTGGACCTCCTACGAGAAGATCCGCGAAGTGATCGAACGGCGCATGTTCAGCCAGGTCGAGGACCTGCTGCCGGTGATCAGCTTCGGTTCGAAGAAGGACGGCGATACCGAGAAGAAGCACGACGAATTCGTCGAGCGCATGATCTCCCGCGGGTACACCGCGCGGCAGGTTCGCCGGCTTGTCGAATGGTACATGCGCGTGAAGCAGGCCGGTTGATTTGAAGGAGGTGAGCCCAGCTTAGATGTACATCGTCGATCGCCGCCTCAATCCCGGAGGCAAGAGTCTGGTCAACCGGCAGCGCTTCCTGCGGCGGGCGAAAGCATTGGTGCAACAGGCGGTCCGCGACAGCCTCAAGGACCGCAGCATCAAGGAACTGGAGCAGGAGGGCGAAGTCACCATCGCCCGTGACGAGGTCCACGAGCCGACCTTCCGCCGCGGCTCCAGCGGCGGCAACCGCGAGCACATCCTTCCGGGCAACAAGGAATATCTCCAGGGCGACGAGATCGAGCGGCCGCCTTCGGGCGGCCAGGGCGCCGGCGGGCACCAGGGCGACGGCGAGGACGAGTTCCGCTTCGTGCTCAGCCGCGAGGAATTCCTCGACATGTTCCTCGAAGACTTGGAATTGCCCGAGCTCGCCAAGAAGAAGCTGACCAGCGGCGAAGCGCAAGGAGTGCGCCAGGCCGGCTATTCGACCAGCGGTAGCCCTTCGGCGCTGTCGATCGGCCGCACCATGCGCAATTCGATGTCGCGCCGCATCGCGCTGAAGCGGCCGCGCGGCGAGGACATGCTCAAGCTGGAAGAGGAGATCGCCCGGCTCGAAGCGCTCCCCGGCGACCACGCGGATGAGATCGCCAAGCTGCGCGAGGAGTACGAGCGGCTCGACCGGCGGCGCAAGCTGATCACCTACGTCGATCCGATCGACCTGCGCTACCGCCGGTTCGAGCCGACGCCCAAGCCGATCAGCCAGGCGGTGATGTTCTGCCTGATGGACGTCTCGGGCTCGATGACCGAGCACATGAAGGATCTCGCCAAGCGGTTCTACGCGCTGCTCCACCTTTTCCTCAAGCGCTGTTACCGCCACGTCGAGGTCGTCTTCATCCGCCACACCGACAAGGCCGAGGAAGTTGACGAGGAGACCTTCTTCTACAGCCGCGAGACCGGCGGCACCCTGGTCTCGACCGCGCTCGAAAAGATGCTCCAGGTGATGAAGGACCGCTATTCTCCCGAGGACTGGAACATCTACGTCGCCCAGGCCTCCGACGGCGACAACATGCCGAGCGACACGGCCAAGACCATTTCGCTGATGGCCGAGGGCATCCTGCCCCACGCGCAATACGTTGCCTACCTCGAAGTCGGCCGCGAGGAGGACCCGATGATGTCGATGGGCGGGCCCTTGATGCGCGCCAGCGATCTCTGGCGGTCCTACGAGCAGATCGGCAAGGCCGGTGGCAAGTTCGTCATGCGCAAGGTTCACCACCGGCGCGAAATCTACCCCGTGTTCCGCGAGCTCTTCGCGAAGCGCGGCATGGCCGAGCGGGGGGCGAAGGCATGACCGCGCGCAAGGCCGTGAAACTGGCGGAAAAGCCTCTCTACGAAGGTAGCGACTGGAACTTCGACACGATCCAGCGGATCTACGACACGGTCGAGAAAGTCGCCGGCGAAGAGCTGGCGTTGAACACCTATCCCAACCAGATTGAGGTGATCACGGCCGAGCAGATGCTCGACGCCTACAGCTCGACGGGCATGCCGCTGCTCT
The window above is part of the Novosphingobium sp. G106 genome. Proteins encoded here:
- a CDS encoding YeaH/YhbH family protein; translated protein: MYIVDRRLNPGGKSLVNRQRFLRRAKALVQQAVRDSLKDRSIKELEQEGEVTIARDEVHEPTFRRGSSGGNREHILPGNKEYLQGDEIERPPSGGQGAGGHQGDGEDEFRFVLSREEFLDMFLEDLELPELAKKKLTSGEAQGVRQAGYSTSGSPSALSIGRTMRNSMSRRIALKRPRGEDMLKLEEEIARLEALPGDHADEIAKLREEYERLDRRRKLITYVDPIDLRYRRFEPTPKPISQAVMFCLMDVSGSMTEHMKDLAKRFYALLHLFLKRCYRHVEVVFIRHTDKAEEVDEETFFYSRETGGTLVSTALEKMLQVMKDRYSPEDWNIYVAQASDGDNMPSDTAKTISLMAEGILPHAQYVAYLEVGREEDPMMSMGGPLMRASDLWRSYEQIGKAGGKFVMRKVHHRREIYPVFRELFAKRGMAERGAKA
- a CDS encoding cyclic nucleotide-binding domain-containing thioredoxin-disulfide reductase, whose amino-acid sequence is MSTLTERRHQMFPVLSAAQIETVSRFASGPAQDFAAGQVLYDIGEQNAPSWLLLAGSADVKRRDGLNQEALITTLHQGQFTGEVNQLTGRPAIARARAGSEGATALPFDAAHLRALMIGSAEIGELVMRALILRRVGLIEEGGAGTIIIGAPGSRDVVKLQGFVARAGYPYLVLDALRDEEGHELVERIGVLPEELPLVVCPNGAILRRPSEIELAACLGLTPEIDPTKLYDVAIVGAGPAGLAAAVYAASEGLSTIVLDERVYGGQAGASNRIENYLGFPTGISGQALAGRAYNQALKFGAEIAIPLAVQRLDCPDGKVCLERPLGLELAGDRRVQARTVVIASGARYRRPDVEKLEMFEGKGISYWASPIEAKLCEGEDVALVGGGNSAGQGVVFLAARVKHLHLVARRPLEATMSRYLIERIAALPNVTLHIGKEIAALEGDCQTGLTGAVFRDKASGSNKTCQFKHLFLFIGADPNTAWLDGCVETDAHGFVCTTNPALPHETSKPGVFAIGDVRSGSVKRVASGVGEGAAVVAQIHQALAAQAAARREETV
- a CDS encoding UBP-type zinc finger domain-containing protein, yielding MSEGCSHGDAIHEVTPSAKGCEECLKTGDWWVHLRLCRTCGHVGCCDDSPNKHATAHYHATAHPIIEGYDPPEGWGWCYVDETFVELPDQTPQVGPIKRWV
- a CDS encoding FAD-containing oxidoreductase — protein: MRTFDAIIVGAGQAGAPLAGRLVEAGMKVALIERKFLGGTCVNTGCMPTKALVASAYAAHLARRAADFGVSTGAVGVDMAAVEARARKVILDARGNNEKWLGGLAGLTLLRGHARFTGPRTIAVDGEELTAPKIFLNVGGRASVPDLPGVDKVPHLDNTDMVALGTLPPHLVVVGGSYIGLEFAQIYRRFGAEVTVVERMPHLIAREDEDISEAIRTILEDEGITVRTGANCIALAPHKQGVAVSVDCFKDEPVIHGSHVLLAVGRRPNTDELGLDAAGVAMDKRGYITVNDRLETNVPGIWALGDCNGRGAFTHTAYNDFEIVAANLLDGEDRSLAQRVTGYALYIDPPLGRVGMSETEARKSGRKILISTRPMTRVGRAIEKGETKGFMKLIADADTQRILGAAILGTNGDEAIHGIVDMMSADQPLSALRWAVPIHPTVSELIPTLILGLKEPES
- a CDS encoding PrkA family serine protein kinase; translated protein: MPTGDLFSDFARSYEARRQTEMSLEEYLKGCRGDPMMYASAPERLLAAIGESKLVDTSTDPRLGRIFMNRTIRLYPSFAEFYGMEETIERIVSYLRHAAQGLEERKQVLYLLGPVGGGKSSLAERLKALMETHPIYVLKAGDEVSPVFESPLALFDPELHGAMIEDKYGIPRRRLSSLISPWCRKRLDEFEGDISRFKVVRLMPSRIHQIGIAKTEPGDENNQDISSLVGKVDIRKLEMLSQNDPDAYSYSGGLNRANQGMLEFVEMFKAPIKMLHPLLTATQESNYIGTENIGAIPFTGIVMAHSNESEWANFKNNKNNEAFIDRIYVIKVPYCLRATEERQIYEKLISGSELAAAACAPGTFDMLARFSVLTRLRDHENSNAYSKMRVYDGESLREVDPRAKSMQEYKDAAGVDEGMDGISTRFAFKALSATFNHDPTEVSADPVHLMYVLERMVKAEQLPGETETKYLEFIKGDLAPRYAEFIGNEIQKAYLESYHDYGQNLFDRYVAYADAWIEDLDFKDPDTGQLLDREIINQELSRIEKPAGIANPKDFRNEVVKFALRMRAANSGRNPSWTSYEKIREVIERRMFSQVEDLLPVISFGSKKDGDTEKKHDEFVERMISRGYTARQVRRLVEWYMRVKQAG